Sequence from the Rhea pennata isolate bPtePen1 chromosome 16, bPtePen1.pri, whole genome shotgun sequence genome:
GGAGATCCAGCGCAGTCTGTGTGGCTAGTTCTGCAGATCCAGCCACACCTGTCAGGGTTGGAAAGAGGAGGTTAGACAGCGCTTACTGACATTCTCCTCATCCCCTCCACCTTCCCTTAAAGGTCACCTTGTTCATAAATGATGGTGGCCCCTCCCAGGGAATCCTGGGAAAGGATGGGGGGCTCTGCTTCTGGGAGTGCCTGGACCGTGTGGTAGGACACAGGGCCAAGAGGTACCTGTGTGAGAGAAAGAACTGAGAGCACAGCCAGGGCAGATGAAGAGCAAGGAGGAGCTGAGGCACGGGTGATGGCACTCACTGGGGTGCCAGGCTCTGGCTCAGCGCTGGCCTGCACCTGGCTATGCTGCTGCTTCAGCTCCTCAATCTGCTGCAGGGTGAAGAAGGGACGGCGGCGGCAGGGTGGCTCCTCGGGATGCCGCTGTGCCCACTCCTCAAAGCAGTCAGCGTGCCGGCATTGCACGTGCAGGCGCAAGTTCTTCTTGTGCTTTGTGGTGAAGTGACAGAACTCACAAGCAAATGGCTTCCCTCCTGCAGAACATATGAGGCAGGAGTCAGGCAGGGGTCTCCAAGGATGGCAGAGAGAGCAGACTTACTCTCACCCATGTCCTGGAGAAGCAAGAGATCTAAAAGGGTACAGACATGTCGTGGACTGGGGCCGAGCAGGCACCTTCTCTCACCCGTGTGCTTGACAGCCATGTGTGAGACCAAGAAGTCCTCGCGGAAGGTGGAGTACTTGCAGAAGCTGCACTTGTAGGGCTTGTCATTCATGTGTGACAGCTGGTGGTTCAGCAGGATCTTTTTGTCCTCGCAGACGTACTCACAGAACTCACACTTGAACCTGCCAGGACAAGACCATCTGTCGCAGAGGCAACAGCGACCTTCTGCCTTCTCCCTGTAAGAGGGAGCCTGGGACGCTGGCTCTATTAGGACATGCTGCAGACTGTCATCTGGCTCTTACCTGCGGTTAGCAATGGCCTGGATGTGTGTCAGCAAGTGCATTTTGAAGGTGTAGCGCTTCTTAAAGGACTTCCCacactgcaggaaaacaaagcaaagcaacacTCACCTCCTGTCCAGCCCCACTTGTTACCAACCCCTGTCCAGGCTAGTTCCCATCCTCTCACCTTGTCACACATGTGCGGCTTCTCTGTGCTATGCGTTTTCATATGCTGAGTAAGTCTCTTCTGCATGGGGTAGATACGATTGCATACAGGGCATGGGAAGGAGTTCAGCTTTGGGGGCTGAAGGAAGAACACAAAGATGAGCTCATCTGGGAGAGGATTAATAGCCCTCTTACCATCCCCATCACAAGCCTGGGATGCCTTTTCTTTGTTGATTCAAAAACCTCTGCCATCAATTAGGCACCAAGAAATTGTGGAAGCATGCCTCTCCACAGAGTAACATTGCTGAGCTTCAAGCCATCAAGGTAGTCAGACTCACCGGATCAgctctctttttcctgaaaaaggaTAGAAAATCCCTGTCAACCAAATCCCAAATCTGAGCTCCCTTGTACCTCAGACACCAAAACTGCCCATTTCAGAGAGAACCAGAGATCAGGCGCAGAGGCAGCCATAGTTGCATTCCCAGGGCAGGGGGAACAATATTGGCGCTGTCAAGCCAGGCTTGAAGACAGTCTTCGGGTCTCCCACTTTACTTACCTGTCCCGACTGTGTACTGTGGAGTGTCGGATGACATCCTTCTTGTACACACTGGTGTAATTACACTCTTCACACTTGTACGGCTTGCTGCCCACATGGTTGAACATGTGTTCCTGCAAGGAGCAGGGAGTGAGCCATGAGACCTGGGGCTATCAGGCACCCTCAGTGGGATAGCCTGGGAACAGGATAGGCAGCAATCACCTTGAGGGAGGACCAGCGGCGGGAACGGTAGCTGCACTGAAGACACTTGAAGAGCTGTGGGTCGTTGGCCTCATGTGAGTTGACGTGGAAGCGCAGATCATCATGTGTTAGAAAACGTGATCCACAGATCCGACACAGATATGGCCTCATCAAGGGCTTGGGTGACTTATAGTAGTACCTGCAGAAGCAGAACTGGGGCTCAGAGCTATGGTGGCAAAGAGGGGCTGGACCGGCCCTGGTCACAGGCCAGATGGCCCAGCAACGGCTTAACACACACCCCTCACCTGCGCCCCATGTACTTGCGGTATTTCTTGCCCAGGAAGCGGCGAGAGGGTCGTCCTCGCCTCCTGGGGATGACATCTGCCTCCTCAGGGCCGGTGTTGGAGGAAGGATCCTTATTCTCAGAGTCAGACTGGCTAATGCTGGGCTCTGCCAGGCTCTCGCTGGTCCCGTTCTCCATTCCAGAGGAACTAGCTGCTTCTGAGTTCTGTAGGTCACAGCTCTGTGTGCTTTGGGATGTCACTAAGGGCTCCACCTCCCCTCCTGTTTGACAGCAACACAGCACAACTGCATTTGACATCCTTGCTGTGGGTTCCTAGGAGCCTGCATTTTGCTCCCCCTTTAACTCAGTAAGTGGCTGCTGCCTCTTGGTTCTTTACCTTCAGGCATGTCCGGAGGCATGTCTTCCAGACGAGGAAACTTGCGGGGTCTCCCTGGGCGTCGCCGTGGCCTCTCCTCACTGGATGTGGGGACAGTGCGGCTGTATTTGGGCTGTCGTCCACGAGGCTCATCCTCAGCTGGGTTATAGTCACTGTCCTCTGGAGGCAAACGCACCAAAGCATTAGAGATAAGGGAAAAGCTTAGGCTACATCAGATGTAGGCAGAATGAATCCTACCTTCAGGGTCATCAATAGCACCAGCATCCATGATatcatcatcttcctcttcctctgcgACCTCCTCCTCTGCAGTCTTTGGAGCAGGACCCCCTTTCCGTGGACGTCCCTTCTTCAAAGCCAAAGCTGAAGCTACTACCACGGAACACAGAATGAAAACTCTTCACCAGACTGCACTACAGAGCAGGTTTCTATGCTCTTACTCCTCCTCTTACTTTTTTCCACAGAGAGAGCAGTGAGCCCATCTGCACTAAGCTAAAGTTTTCTGCAGTCCTTACTGCTGGCAGCACCCCATATACCTGGCTGGAAGTGCCGCTCTTTCATGTGGTTGATTAGCGTTTTTTTGGAGACGCTCTTGTACTGACACATCTTGCACTTGAACTGctgcaccaccaccacctccatcATCTCTTCCAGGGTCTCCATGTCTGGCTGATCCAGTTCCTCCCCACCATCTGCCTCTCGGGCCTGATCTGGCTGTGTGGGCAGCTCCAGTACTTCAGACTGCTCAGAGGGGTCTGAAGGGCCTGGTTGGTCAAGGCAGGTGGATGTTGGTCCATCAGCAACAGCTTCTATCGCCAAGCTATTGGCCAGAGCAGAAGTGGCCACTTGGGACACCATGGGGGCACCTGAAACACCAAAAGTAGCTCAGCCAAGGAGCACAACCTCATCTGCATACAAGCCATATGTATATCTTGAATACAGGGCTGAACACTAGCTCAGTAACCACGAGTTCCCAACAGTCAGCACAACCATGGTGACTCTGGTACACAGGCTGGGCTGATGCAGTTGGGATATCCTCTCCAGGCTCCACTCTTGTCCTTTATCctgctggggggagggagagggagctGGGTGCTTCTCCCCTATGCTTTCTTACAAATCGACACAGTGGATTTTGCTTGGAGGCACAGTATGGAAACAGGAAAAGGCTTAGAGGCAGAGAAAGCTGCTACTGGAGGTGCATCCTTACCATCATCAGGTCCTTGCAAAATGAGGTACTGAGTAGTCTCTGCACCACCATCCTCAGCACTTGTCACAGCGATGCAgcctgaggaggagaaagaaagcaaaagaacgATAACTGCCAGATATCGGGGGTGTATAGTCAACAGGGCAAGTCTTGCTCTCAAGTTCAGGCGTAAGTGGGAAGAGGTTAGAAAGGTTCAGCTCTAGGGATTTAGCCTGCTCTGAACTGCTGCCACCTTGGCTGAAGGAACACTGAGGCAGAGGGAGAGCAGTCCAGCAACCCCTTGCAACAACCAGGAGCTCCATGCAAACCCCTCAGCCACTGAGGCAGAAAAATCCTCACTGAATACATATGTatgcaaatataaatttttGCCTCATCTCTAACCAAAGGTGTTTTTCCAAGGTCTGGCATAGCAGTAGCTTCCCTCCCATGCCCTGCTGCACATCACACCAAAGCATCTGGAGCATGCAGAGCTCCAGGCAAGCAGCATACAGATCTGCCAGGAACACAAGCAGCTGGGAGAGTACACTCACTCTGGATGATGTCAGGCCCAATCGTGGACTCAATGATTTTGTCTATAGCAGAACCTAGGTCTGAGGAAGTGGATGCAGTTGAGTCTGAAACCATTGTGGCTCCGTCTGTAATGACGCTGGAGTGAACCAAGACCTGCGGTGACTCTGACACCATGATGGATTGGCTCACTGTGGAGACACTGGAGACCAGGGTGGACTGGGCAATGGAGGAAGAATCTGGCAGGTAAATCCGGGGAATTGCATctgtgctggagctgctctcaGACACCTCTTCctaggtggaaaaaaagagaccaGAGAAGCTCAGCTAAGAAGTCTTTGCTAGGCCAGCCCCTTGGGGGACCAGTGTCTGCAAAGACcaccaatattttattttgcagaatctCAAGGAAAGGTATCAGAGTGGTTTATTTAGCTACTGCCAAGACCCCGGACCTCCAGTGCTGCTCGCGCTGCCCTCCCCAGACAGGCAAGCACACACCTAACAGGGAGCGTAACAGCCTTCCAAGGCTGCCGAGCAGCACAGCTGGCTCCCGAGCTTCCCCCTGCCCAGGCCGTGCCAGGAGCACGCCGAGAAACCAAAAGCTGCGGGTGCGAGGAGCCAGAGCCGCGGTGCCGCTCCTTCCCCCCGaccgcccgccgccctccgcgccgCTTCCTACCGAGGAGGCGCCGCTGCGGTCCGAGCTCTGCCCCACGCCGGAGTCGtcggccgccgcgcgggggccgggcgccgAGGCGGCGTCGCTGCTGTCCGCGGACACGGCCTCCGACGTCTCCAGGCCGAGGCCGCTCTCGGAGGGCTCCTCGCgccgcgcgggccgcgccgcgtcGCTGCTGCTCTCCACCTCATTCTCCTCCATGCCCGactcgcccgccgccgcctaGGCGCGACCTGCGGCCGGGGGGGCGCGACACACACCGCCGCCGTCAcggcgccgcccggcgcgcggcggccgcgccgcgagcccggggccgccggggccgccggggccgccgccgccgcggggggccccccgcgcccgcccgcgcccccgcgcccgcccggcgcggcgccggctcccgccgcggccccgcggcagcgccatggcggcggcggccccgtcCCGTcgtgccccgcggcgccgcccggccccgccgccatCTTGCCGCGGGgtcccccccgccgcctccgcgcgcGCGCACACGGCCGGGCCGCCCGGAGCGCCGGCgagggcggcccggccccgccgcgccgcgccgcgccgccgcgcccgcccgcccgccgcgccgcgctctcacccggcccgccgcgcgcccgccgcgccgccgccacaGCCGGCATCACGGCGGCCGCCACGCaccccccggccgcgccgcgcagggACGCGGCCCGCGCGGACCCCGCGCCGGGACTACTtgccgccggcggcgccgccgcccgctcgcGGCGCCTgcagccgccgcccgcgctccccgccgcggcggccgctgccgcccctCGCGCTCcagcggcgccgcccgccggctccGGGGGGCGGCAGGCCACGCGCCCCCCGCGGGGGACTACTTTCTCGGCGGAGGGGTCATGGCGGCGCGCCGCGtccgggcggggccgcggcgcccgggccctGCGCGTCGCGGGGTCGCGCCGGGGTTACGCCGGTCACGTGAGGCGGAAGCGGAAGCGGCGCCGGCGGtctggggcggcggcgcccgtTGGGCCGCGTCTGTCGCGACAGCAGCGCCGCgacccgccggcgccgccgcccggggctgAGAGCttggcgccgccgccgccgccgtccccgccgggcgctccggcccggcgccgctcggTCGgtcgcgccccggccccggccccttgCCGCGGCCCTGCGGCCCGGCCtggcggcggggctgcggcgccgcaCGAGCAGCCGCTTCCCTTCGTGCTCGCAACGCGTGTCCGTAGCGCCGGTTCATTTCGCGCCTCGAGGCCGGTGGCGGCAGGCGCCAGGTGCGGGCAGCGGGCCGAGCTGGCCGCGGGCGGCGTCCCCGGCGCTCCGCCCCATGCTGCCCTCGTGGTTCCCCAGCGGGAGCCGAGCCCCGAGCTGGCCGGGGGGCTCAGCTCCGCCGGGGGATGGGGCTTTTCCTGCTGCCTTCTGATCCTGGGGCAGCCCTGTAGCAATGTGCTCAGGACCGCTGCCCCTGTGCTCTGACGATGCTTTCACGCTCTTTGGCAGGCCTCCTGCCCCAGCTGAACTCTGCTGGACGGGCAGCTGGGGCTGAGCCTCCTCTGGCTTCTGCCCCAGGCCCAGCTGGTCCCtgctgcatgctgctgtccTGAAGTTTTTAATGAACGCTTGGTTCAGGTGGCTGCTTGCTGTCATCGGTGTCTCGACTTTCTGATGCCCTGGTACTCTACTGGGAATTTTGCTCCCCCATTTCTGTCCtctttctattccttttctacttctagctgttttttttctggtggaAAGGCATCCTTGTTTTTCCCATGCTCTTCCATAATGTGGGACGTGTTTGGGCTGGAACCTGGCTGCTCTGTGCCCGTGGAAGGGACGTTGTGCTCATTGAGCATTGcttgacagagcactggaacagggtgcccagaggggttgttgagtctccttctctgcagatattaaaaacctgcctggacacaatcctaTGCGATGTGCTCTATGTGAACcagcttgagcagaggggtcagactagatgatctccagaggtccgttccaacctcagccattctgtgattctgtgagtgACATGGATTAAAGCTCTGCACACCAGCTGAGGCCCTGATTCCAGGGCCATTAAGTCTGAGTCACCCAGCAGTACAACTTCATCTAGACCAGGTGTGGGCGTGCAATTGCATTTGTCTCACTGGCCAGAACACCCAGTACAAAGCCAATACTGACTTTatgccagctgcagaaggacAGACAATATCTCATCTGGCACAAAGTCTGTAAGTTTGGAGTTAGCCTGCCATAAATCTGAGTGAATAGGTAGCAGCTGGGTGGGTGTGCGCTGGGTCAGCGCTTTGTGGTGCTTGGCTGTGGCATTTCTGATCCAAGATGAGGATCCCAAAAGCTGGATTTATCCTATCCTTGAACCTGGTGCTCCTCACTGGGGCAGTGGGACAGATTTGATGTCCTGCACCTCCCGCCCTGTGGCGCATCGGGTGAGACCTCCTGGCAGGCGTTGTGTGTCCGGTAGGGGCAGCAGAGGAGCTCCCGCTGTGCCATCAACCCCGCACACTTGCATTATCTTCCGGCCCTTTTTTCAACCTAATTAAATACATCCTTGAAAGGTTTATGCCCTCATCTGTCACTGTGTGACCGCATCGCTGAAATTCATCCCCGAGCTGGAGTGAGGCATGAGATAAGGGGCTGGCTGCAGAAGTGCTCTTGCTACAGTAATGCTGCCTGTGGCTGAGTCTGGATCCTCCACTGCTGTATGCAGCCCGATGCTGAGCTCACCATCCTTGCCAGAAGCTGAGAGACagcaaggtgttttttttttttcctcccctatTTTATCTTCCATAAAGCAAGCCTGCatagctctgcagctgctgtggggGAAGTGGCTCTAGCATGAGGAGTCAGGGACGATGCAGAGGGCTCCTGCAACCAACAGCTTCTCTCTGTAGTAAGCATGCCTTTGTGTCAGCTCAAAGGTGCCCTGTGCTGTGTTCCTTGAGCAAGATTTGAGTGTAGATTTGGAGCGTGCTTGTGCATCCTCTTTGACAAAAGCTTGACATGTCTGTCAGAAGATGGGTGGGCCAGAGGGACTCCTGTCAGAAATTGCATCCCAGGTAGAGGAAAAAGGATGAATTTATGCCAGATTAGCATGTCCcctttcttttgccttcatTCAGCTACTTTTTGAGATGAATGGGGAATTTTCCTGATGAACGGtggctccagggcaggaagagAGGTAGCAAAGTAGTCAGAGCTCTGAGAACCCCAAGGTGCAGATCCTCTGATACTGGTTGTGGTAATGGAAAGTTGCTTAAAGCTTCCctgtttctctgcagagatAATCCCTGTCCTCTGGCTCAAAGGCTTGTGTTAGGGAGAACTTCTCTGAGATGGATATTCTagctccttttaaaaatgcagtacGCTTGCAAAAAACAGTGAGCAAAGAATTTCCACACCAGACATAGCATAATTCCTGTGCTCTGGTCTGAAAACATAGCTCCTTTCTGATAATGCTCTGCAATTCTAGCTCAGTGTCTGAAGTGATCTGAGGGCCAAAGAAAATGCCTCACAGTGAGAGGCTTACAGAATCCAAAAATTGGATGTGACTAGGCACATGTGTCTGAGAAGAGGGAATACCAGGTTAAAGGCCTTTGGGGAACAAGGGGAGAGGGCAATATAAACACTTGTGCCTTGAGAGTAAAGCCTTACAGACTCAAATGGGCTATGAAGCTCATTTTTGACAGGATCAGTGATCAGCTGCTTTGACAGGCTGTCCCAGGAGAAGAGGATTTCCCAGCTCAGTGTCTTCCCGCTTGGAAGGAACTACTGCCAAGCAAGCTACCGAGACTGAGTGCACTGCTGTGTCTGAGCTAATCTAATCAGTGATCTTGCTCTCACTTGCAACTTTTGGCTTTGCTGATGTGCCCTGTCTCTGAGCAGTGGTTGGCTGGCTGTGCTGACCCATGTCGTGGGTTTGCAGTGCTGCCACAATAGCTTCTTCGTGACCTAATCACTTCAGTCAGTGTCCCAGAATAGGTGGTGGCTTGTGCTGAGCTCTGTGCCCAGGGCAGTGCCTTTCCAACCTCTTGCAACCCGAGCCTCTGGGCTTTCATCGTCAGTGATTTTGTAGCCAGTGCTGTTCCTCTTatgctcttccctcccctccttttctttctttttaaagaaaacattgctaGAGATGTTTGTGTAGCTGTAGGGCATTAATCCACATCAACCAGGCTTGTATTTATAACCCACCTGGGGAGGGCAGTTGCATCAGCACATTTTGTAAAACGTTGAGCAAAACATCCCTTGCTGCAGGAAATGGGTTTTTCTTCACACCAGATTGCTTCACTCAGCTCCTTCCCATCAACAGTGTCTCTTGAACGTGCCTGGGGACACTTCCGGGCGATTGCTATACTGCTCCTTTCTGGGTGGGGCAAGCTGTGCCTGCCTCATCCTAGATACCGCTCTGATGCGTCTGCCTCATGGACAGGCCTAGCTGGGCCACGGGCACTTCTGGAGGGAGCAGCCTTCCTCTAGCACTAGTTGTGGAGCTAGGATTTGTGTAATGGGCATGGGTGGGAGTTTTGTAGTGTGATACCTCATCTTCTGTGGCTAACGAGGCTGTGGCTGGACCAGTGGCATCAGAAGTAACATAACCCTGGGCACGGCAGTCCcaagagagggagaagcagcTCAGAGCTGATCCCCAGGGTCTCAGAAGAGCCCGTGAAGCCCTAGGACAAGGCTACTTATACCTTACCCAGGTCCACTTGGCAGAGGGCAGCTTGCTGGCCCCAGCTTGGCCAGGCCACGGCGGCACTGCATGCGACTGCTGTGAGCAGCAGCAACACTTCAGCCACCCCCTGGGAATGGGCCCTCGTTGGGGCAAGGAGATGCTCTCTGAGGTGCCTTAGCCAGCTCTGGGCAAAGTGTGTAGCCTAGGTCCCCCTCATTGACTGCTCTGGTCATTCCTCCTGTCTGTAGGAGGGAGCAAAGGCAGCCTCCGTGTGTCCTGCTCTGTCTCTTGAACCACTTGCATGCACCATCCTCTACGCAACCTGGCACGATGGTGGTGCCAAACTGCGTCATAAGCAGCCTGTCTGGTTTGTCTTGCCCTTGCCTCGCTCCTGGGTTTGGGTcagagctgtggctgctgttCCTGCAGAGCTTCAGCATCAATGAAGGCCTTTCCGGGATGTGTTTGGGGCTGctaaaatgcaaacagcagcaggcCGTGGCCCTGCCTGGCCCCTCCTCGCGTGCCAGAACTACTGCTGTTgctggttgttttttttctccctctagaGTGATCCTGTGGCTTCCTTCCCAGAACCTGAGACCTCGGGAGCCACGGTCCAAGGCCACCGGATTCCATCCTCTCCTGTGCTGCTGATTCATCATTGCTGGTTAGTTTAAAAAAGAGTAATCAGCAAATTATTGAAatataagtaaaataaacaaggtGGGTTAGAGAACTGTGTGTGTAGCAGGGCCTCAGAGCCCTTAAAGCCGTGCGTTGCTGCTCCTGTCGTCTGCATTGAGCATATCTGTGCAGGAGTTTGCCTTGCACCCATGACTCTTTGGAAGTCAGTGGTGCTGGGGAGCTTGGTACCACCGATCTGTGCTGGGGGGGACTCCAGGCCCAAAGCCATGGCCACGGCTGGTCCTTGTTCTTGGTGGTCATAGGCTGCATCTCCACTCTGATTTGCGTTATCGTTGGAACCTACCTACGCAGGGTTCAGGTGTGGTGCAGGTGCTGTTCATGCTGCTGTTTGGTCCGTCAGCCTGTGCTCTGTAGGAGGGGGCTGTAAGACACAGGGTTGAGCTGAGGACCTTTCCACTGCTCTGGAAATGGCGTGTGGCTGTCACGGGCATTCTCCAGCTTGTCAGTCCCGTCTCTTTTGCTGTCAGTACACCCAGGGGATCCCAGTCCAAGTGCACGGACACCTTGCCGGCTGcccttttcccccttcctgTGGCACTCGTCCTCATGTTAAAGATCGCCTCTGAGGGTCTTGCAGCCCTGCTGGGCAGCTCCTCAGCTCATGGCCGTGCTGTTTACCTTTCCCAGGACTGCCAGAGTTTTGTCCATATGCCTGTGTTGATAACTGAGCCGGTCTGAATTAATTTGGCAGCTAACTGTTAGAACAGTTGTcaaatgttttactgaaatcCAAGTATGTTGCATctactatttttccttctgcttcttgtaatttacaattaaataaaaaccgTTTTGTCAATATTTCACCTTCTATAAACCACCACTGCTACTTGCTACTAGAACTGTTTTGTCTCTGACAGCCAGAGAGCTTTAAGTGTAGCTTTGTTCCTTTAAAGTGCTGGACATAGCAGGCAAGTTCACCGTCATTGTCACAactgctgct
This genomic interval carries:
- the ZNF335 gene encoding zinc finger protein 335 isoform X7, which encodes MEENEVESSSDAARPARREEPSESGLGLETSEAVSADSSDAASAPGPRAAADDSGVGQSSDRSGASSEEVSESSSSTDAIPRIYLPDSSSIAQSTLVSSVSTVSQSIMVSESPQVLVHSSVITDGATMVSDSTASTSSDLGSAIDKIIESTIGPDIIQSCIAVTSAEDGGAETTQYLILQGPDDGAPMVSQVATSALANSLAIEAVADGPTSTCLDQPGPSDPSEQSEVLELPTQPDQAREADGGEELDQPDMETLEEMMEVVVVQQFKCKMCQYKSVSKKTLINHMKERHFQPVASALALKKGRPRKGGPAPKTAEEEVAEEEEDDDIMDAGAIDDPEEDSDYNPAEDEPRGRQPKYSRTVPTSSEERPRRRPGRPRKFPRLEDMPPDMPEGGEVEPLVTSQSTQSCDLQNSEAASSSGMENGTSESLAEPSISQSDSENKDPSSNTGPEEADVIPRRRGRPSRRFLGKKYRKYYYKSPKPLMRPYLCRICGSRFLTHDDLRFHVNSHEANDPQLFKCLQCSYRSRRWSSLKEHMFNHVGSKPYKCEECNYTSVYKKDVIRHSTVHSRDRKKRADPPPKLNSFPCPVCNRIYPMQKRLTQHMKTHSTEKPHMCDKCGKSFKKRYTFKMHLLTHIQAIANRRFKCEFCEYVCEDKKILLNHQLSHMNDKPYKCSFCKYSTFREDFLVSHMAVKHTGGKPFACEFCHFTTKHKKNLRLHVQCRHADCFEEWAQRHPEEPPCRRRPFFTLQQIEELKQQHSQVQASAEPEPGTPVPLGPVSYHTVQALPEAEPPILSQDSLGGATIIYEQGVAGSAELATQTALDLLLNMSTQRELATGSLQVAVVKPDDSGEVEAPDESQTQEEGAEVDSIEHQQQKVVTLHMAEPGETLVQEAYEEATLGGSELQQITIPFGGTTEYSIITPISEEVQAPGTLYSEEESPAETSHAVVVSEAVMTEALKDHNNHYIMSSSVPGNQFHHIEPLSGDTAFPSPAEGQEAQPTSIKWPLVQCVTRQLQKDSSLSPTSEGQEISSPKVKWPALQGMAKKLSCKVSSAKKLSCKISTAKKFSCKICTAMFTGRAEMESHKRAHIGPSTFKCPDCPFTAALWPEVRSHMVQHANLRPHKCTHCSFASKNKKDLRRHMLTHTNEKPFSCQICGQRFNRNGHLKFHMQRLHSSEGKRPGTPAAPAQQTIILNSDEDTLATLQTALQSGQAVLAPERLQQALGQEHIIVAQEQSITSQEEATYIQEITTADGQTVQHLVTSDNQVQYIIAQDGVQHLLPHEYVVVPEGHHIQVQDGQITHIQYEQGSQFLQEPQIQYMPVSPEQQLVTQAQLEAAAHSAVTAVADAAMAQAQGMFSAEATAEQIQQLQQGIHYDVITLAD
- the ZNF335 gene encoding zinc finger protein 335 isoform X1 codes for the protein MEENEVESSSDAARPARREEPSESGLGLETSEAVSADSSDAASAPGPRAAADDSGVGQSSDRSGASSEEVSESSSSTDAIPRIYLPDSSSIAQSTLVSSVSTVSQSIMVSESPQVLVHSSVITDGATMVSDSTASTSSDLGSAIDKIIESTIGPDIIQSCIAVTSAEDGGAETTQYLILQGPDDGAPMVSQVATSALANSLAIEAVADGPTSTCLDQPGPSDPSEQSEVLELPTQPDQAREADGGEELDQPDMETLEEMMEVVVVQQFKCKMCQYKSVSKKTLINHMKERHFQPVASALALKKGRPRKGGPAPKTAEEEVAEEEEDDDIMDAGAIDDPEEDSDYNPAEDEPRGRQPKYSRTVPTSSEERPRRRPGRPRKFPRLEDMPPDMPEVVLCCCQTGGEVEPLVTSQSTQSCDLQNSEAASSSGMENGTSESLAEPSISQSDSENKDPSSNTGPEEADVIPRRRGRPSRRFLGKKYRKYMGRRYYYKSPKPLMRPYLCRICGSRFLTHDDLRFHVNSHEANDPQLFKCLQCSYRSRRWSSLKEHMFNHVGSKPYKCEECNYTSVYKKDVIRHSTVHSRDRKKRADPPPKLNSFPCPVCNRIYPMQKRLTQHMKTHSTEKPHMCDKCGKSFKKRYTFKMHLLTHIQAIANRRFKCEFCEYVCEDKKILLNHQLSHMNDKPYKCSFCKYSTFREDFLVSHMAVKHTGGKPFACEFCHFTTKHKKNLRLHVQCRHADCFEEWAQRHPEEPPCRRRPFFTLQQIEELKQQHSQVQASAEPEPGTPVPLGPVSYHTVQALPEAEPPILSQDSLGGATIIYEQGVAGSAELATQTALDLLLNMSTQRELATGSLQVAVVKPDDSGEVEAPDESQTQEEGAEVDSIEHQQQKVVTLHMAEPGETLVQEAYEEATLGGSELQQITIPFGGTTEYSIITPISEEVQAPGTLYSEEESPAETSHAVVVSEAVMTEALKDHNNHYIMSSSVPGNQFHHIEPLSGDTAFPSPAEGQEAQPTSIKWPLVQCVTRQLQKDSSLSPTSEGQEISSPKVKWPALQGMAKKLSCKVSSAKKLSCKISTAKKFSCKICTAMFTGRAEMESHKRAHIGPSTFKCPDCPFTAALWPEVRSHMVQHANLRPHKCTHCSFASKNKKDLRRHMLTHTNEKPFSCQICGQRFNRNGHLKFHMQRLHSSEGKRPGTPAAPAQQTIILNSDEDTLATLQTALQSGQAVLAPERLQQALGQEHIIVAQEQSITSQEEATYIQEITTADGQTVQHLVTSDNQVQYIIAQDGVQHLLPHEYVVVPEGHHIQVQDGQITHIQYEQGSQFLQEPQIQYMPVSPEQQLVTQAQLEAAAHSAVTAVADAAMAQAQGMFSAEATAEQIQQLQQGIHYDVITLAD
- the ZNF335 gene encoding zinc finger protein 335 isoform X6, giving the protein MEENEVESSSDAARPARREEPSESGLGLETSEAVSADSSDAASAPGPRAAADDSGVGQSSDRSGASSEEVSESSSSTDAIPRIYLPDSSSIAQSTLVSSVSTVSQSIMVSESPQVLVHSSVITDGATMVSDSTASTSSDLGSAIDKIIESTIGPDIIQSCIAVTSAEDGGAETTQYLILQGPDDGAPMVSQVATSALANSLAIEAVADGPTSTCLDQPGPSDPSEQSEVLELPTQPDQAREADGGEELDQPDMETLEEMMEVVVVQQFKCKMCQYKSVSKKTLINHMKERHFQPVASALALKKGRPRKGGPAPKTAEEEVAEEEEDDDIMDAGAIDDPEEDSDYNPAEDEPRGRQPKYSRTVPTSSEERPRRRPGRPRKFPRLEDMPPDMPEVVLCCCQTGGEVEPLVTSQSTQSCDLQNSEAASSSGMENGTSESLAEPSISQSDSENKDPSSNTGPEEADVIPRRRGRPSRRFLGKKYRKYMGRRYYYKSPKPLMRPYLCRICGSRFLTHDDLRFHVNSHEANDPQLFKCLQCSYRSRRWSSLKEHMFNHVGSKPYKCEECNYTSVYKKDVIRHSTVHSRDRKKRADPPPKLNSFPCPVCNRIYPMQKRLTQHMKTHSTEKPHMCDKCGKSFKKRYTFKMHLLTHIQAIANRRFKCEFCEYVCEDKKILLNHQLSHMNDKPYKCSFCKYSTFREDFLVSHMAVKHTGGKPFACEFCHFTTKHKKNLRLHVQCRHADCFEEWAQRHPEEPPCRRRPFFTLQQIEELKQQHSQVPLGPVSYHTVQALPEAEPPILSQDSLGGATIIYEQGVAGSAELATQTALDLLLNMSTQRELATGSLQVAVVKPDDSGEVEAPDESQTQEEGAEVDSIEHQQQKVVTLHMAEPGETLVQEAYEEATLGGSELQQITIPFGGTTEYSIITPISEEVQAPGTLYSEEESPAETSHAVVVSEAVMTEALKDHNNHYIMSSSVPGNQFHHIEPLSGDTAFPSPAEGQEAQPTSIKWPLVQCVTRQLQKDSSLSPTSEGQEISSPKVKWPALQGMAKKLSCKVSSAKKLSCKISTAKKFSCKICTAMFTGRAEMESHKRAHIGPSTFKCPDCPFTAALWPEVRSHMVQHANLRPHKCTHCSFASKNKKDLRRHMLTHTNEKPFSCQICGQRFNRNGHLKFHMQRLHSSEGKRPGTPAAPAQQTIILNSDEDTLATLQTALQSGQAVLAPERLQQALGQEHIIVAQEQSITSQEEATYIQEITTADGQTVQHLVTSDNQVQYIIAQDGVQHLLPHEYVVVPEGHHIQVQDGQITHIQYEQGSQFLQEPQIQYMPVSPEQQLVTQAQLEAAAHSAVTAVADAAMAQAQGMFSAEATAEQIQQLQQGIHYDVITLAD